In the Nitrospinota bacterium genome, one interval contains:
- a CDS encoding OmpH family outer membrane protein yields MRTIMAALFCAAAVLATPKISAADSKIGGVNIQKVLDDSEAGKKALTELKDRADKEKDHLEKKLDAIKKLEKDIESQKMVAKEGAIVEKEQELKKLKRELDAFREDTSQTLQKAQGQTMRKLITDVRRIIKDYAKKNGYTLIVEKGDDAAMVSGFVMYLDESADITGAVIKAYDEETRQGKKK; encoded by the coding sequence ATGAGGACAATAATGGCGGCGCTTTTCTGCGCGGCGGCAGTCTTGGCCACTCCGAAAATATCGGCGGCGGACTCGAAGATCGGCGGGGTGAACATACAGAAAGTGCTGGACGATTCGGAGGCGGGGAAAAAGGCCCTGACTGAGCTTAAGGACCGGGCCGACAAGGAGAAGGACCACCTGGAGAAGAAGCTGGACGCCATCAAGAAACTGGAAAAGGACATCGAGTCGCAGAAGATGGTGGCCAAAGAGGGGGCCATCGTCGAGAAAGAGCAGGAGCTAAAGAAACTTAAAAGGGAACTGGACGCGTTCCGCGAGGACACCTCCCAGACCCTTCAGAAGGCCCAGGGGCAGACCATGCGCAAGCTCATCACCGACGTGCGCAGGATCATCAAGGACTACGCCAAGAAGAACGGATACACCCTCATCGTTGAAAAAGGTGACGACGCCGCCATGGTAAGCGGATTTGTGATGTACCTGGACGAGTCGGCGGACATCACCGGCGCCGTCATCAAGGCGTATGACGAGGAAACAAGGCAGGGCAAGAAAAAATGA
- the bamA gene encoding outer membrane protein assembly factor BamA: protein MKKLERSSWIALAAAIFMAPLLFSTAFAAPQKTVKDIRVKGVTRADKSTVRYYIHAKIGKPYNAAEAAEDIRRLYGLGFFDEISLDLSDEQGGVVLTYVFKEKPFVREIVITGSKEVEEKLVAAKIKTQKGTFFRQDQIPWDCNRIKQVYRNKGFYFSDARAIVKKLGENQVDVEFVIDEGQKILVGGVTFRGATAFSQRTLQGQIESEPAAWYASVSDMGTYKKDALKTDLLRLESYYHDNGYIKVKIFDPEVEVDKERRKIYITFPLSEGEQYRVGSIQIEGDEVYTEAELAEKVKLKSGDVFNRSQFRQDIFEITDMYSQKGYAFANVLPAVEAKEETKTVDMKISVQKGKKVYVGRINISGNDETRDRVIRREFRLGEGELFNSEKLRRSRQRINNLSFFENVEIEQRSRKEEDLLDIETKVIERNTGQLSFSLGYSSIENLIIQGQVKWANLMGRGQDLSFTVDSSSRRSDFSVSFTEPAIFDREISGGFDVYNTAYTYDAYETRNTGAGIRIGKSLGEYLYGRLGYKLEKTEVTIIDSTTAGSYLLAQEGIATTGMVYPSLTYDTRNDPYSPSDGQRLYGLFELGGAGGDQQFWKGTGEHAIYKGLPFNFVGMFHTKIGIADGYGGKDLPITQKFFMGGPRSLRGFTIRDIGPKDENGEAIGGEALLQFNAELQYPFTRYFRGYLFYDRGQVYGKGDVQGNTTDKNFDIENMRHSWGLGVHFFSPMGPITLAYGFKLDKKANESPSEFHFTIGGAF from the coding sequence ATGAAAAAACTCGAACGAAGCTCCTGGATTGCATTGGCGGCAGCCATTTTCATGGCGCCGCTTTTATTTTCCACGGCGTTTGCCGCTCCCCAGAAAACCGTGAAGGACATCCGCGTAAAGGGCGTGACCCGCGCGGACAAGAGCACGGTGCGCTATTACATCCACGCCAAGATCGGCAAGCCCTATAACGCGGCCGAGGCCGCCGAGGACATCCGCAGGCTGTACGGGCTCGGTTTTTTCGACGAGATAAGTCTGGACCTTTCCGACGAGCAGGGGGGCGTGGTCCTCACGTACGTGTTCAAGGAAAAGCCCTTCGTCCGCGAGATCGTCATCACAGGCTCCAAAGAGGTGGAGGAGAAGCTGGTCGCCGCGAAGATCAAGACCCAGAAGGGGACGTTTTTCCGGCAGGACCAGATACCCTGGGACTGCAACCGCATCAAGCAGGTGTACCGCAACAAGGGATTCTATTTTTCCGACGCGCGCGCCATCGTCAAAAAGCTCGGGGAAAACCAGGTGGACGTGGAGTTCGTCATAGACGAGGGGCAGAAGATACTCGTCGGCGGCGTCACATTCCGGGGCGCCACGGCCTTTTCCCAGCGGACCTTGCAAGGGCAGATAGAGAGCGAACCGGCGGCCTGGTACGCGTCGGTGTCGGACATGGGGACTTACAAGAAAGACGCGCTTAAGACCGACCTTCTGCGGCTGGAGTCGTATTACCACGACAACGGCTACATCAAGGTGAAGATATTCGACCCCGAAGTGGAGGTGGACAAGGAGAGGCGCAAGATATACATAACCTTCCCGCTGTCGGAAGGGGAGCAGTACCGTGTCGGCTCCATCCAGATAGAGGGGGACGAGGTATATACGGAGGCCGAGCTTGCCGAAAAGGTGAAGCTCAAGAGCGGCGACGTTTTCAACCGAAGCCAGTTCCGGCAGGACATATTCGAGATAACGGACATGTACTCGCAGAAGGGCTATGCCTTCGCCAACGTCCTTCCGGCGGTGGAGGCCAAGGAAGAGACGAAGACCGTGGACATGAAAATATCGGTGCAGAAGGGGAAGAAGGTCTATGTGGGCCGCATAAACATAAGCGGCAACGACGAGACCCGGGACCGGGTGATAAGGCGCGAGTTCCGCCTTGGCGAAGGGGAGCTTTTCAACAGCGAAAAGCTCCGGCGTTCCCGCCAGAGGATAAACAACCTCAGTTTCTTCGAAAACGTGGAGATCGAACAGCGCAGCAGGAAGGAAGAGGACCTTCTGGACATCGAGACCAAAGTGATAGAGCGCAACACCGGGCAGCTCTCCTTCTCGCTGGGCTACAGCTCCATTGAAAACCTGATAATCCAGGGGCAGGTGAAATGGGCCAACCTTATGGGCCGCGGGCAGGACCTTTCGTTCACCGTGGACTCGTCGTCCCGCAGGAGCGATTTTTCGGTGAGCTTCACCGAGCCTGCCATTTTCGACCGGGAGATCTCCGGCGGATTCGACGTTTACAACACGGCCTACACTTACGACGCCTATGAGACCCGAAACACCGGCGCCGGAATACGGATAGGCAAGTCGCTGGGTGAATACCTTTATGGACGGCTCGGCTACAAGCTTGAGAAGACCGAGGTGACCATAATTGACTCCACCACCGCAGGCTCTTACCTGCTGGCGCAGGAGGGGATAGCCACCACCGGCATGGTGTACCCGTCGCTGACGTACGACACCAGGAACGATCCGTACAGCCCCAGCGACGGGCAAAGGCTCTATGGCCTGTTCGAGCTTGGAGGCGCGGGGGGCGACCAGCAGTTCTGGAAAGGGACAGGCGAGCATGCCATTTACAAGGGGCTTCCGTTCAATTTTGTCGGCATGTTCCACACGAAGATAGGTATCGCCGACGGTTATGGAGGGAAGGACCTGCCGATAACACAGAAGTTCTTCATGGGCGGCCCACGTTCCCTGCGCGGCTTCACCATCCGGGACATCGGCCCGAAGGACGAGAACGGCGAGGCGATCGGCGGCGAGGCTTTACTGCAATTCAACGCTGAATTACAATATCCCTTCACCCGGTATTTCCGGGGCTACCTGTTTTACGACAGGGGCCAGGTATATGGAAAAGGAGACGTGCAGGGCAACACGACGGACAAGAATTTCGACATCGAGAATATGAGGCACAGCTGGGGGCTGGGCGTGCATTTCTTCTCCCCGATGGGGCCGATTACCCTGGCGTATGGATTCAAGCTGGACAAAAAGGCGAACGAGTCGCCCAGCGAATTCCATTTCACCATCGGAGGGGCGTTTTGA
- a CDS encoding ATP-dependent Clp protease ATP-binding subunit, with protein sequence MFKRFTERARKVIILAREEAEKNQHEYLGTEHLLLGVLKDAGGVAVAVLQRLSVDLKQVRAEVERNMPPSSNTLIIGDIPFTSRAKKVLEYSVEEARSMGHSYIGTEHILLGLMREKDGIGARVLVNFGVTYADVREQTISLLREPASTQEKQQSKTPALDEFGRDLTEFAIKGKLDPVIGRDKEIERVIQILARRTKNNPVLIGEPGVGKTAIVEGMAQRIVSRQVPQLLYDKRVISLDLGSVIAGTKYRGQFEQRIKAIMKEITQAHNVILFIDEIHTLVGAGAAEGSVDASNMLKPALSRGEIQCIGATTLDEYRKYIEKNGALERRFQPIIVQPPGVDETIEIIRGLKEEYEAHHKAVITDEAIISAVRLADRYIADRFLPDKAIDVIDEAGSRVHLRKVTLPPDIRDMQKKIDELVADKKERIEKQEFEAAVELRDKEEEMRLEMDRLRDQWESRQDLSRPMVGEEDIAYVVSSITGIPLSRIEKEESHKLQVMSNELKKKIFGQEEAIDGVCKAIRRSRMGLKELNKPMGVFLFLGPTGVGKTELANVLAEYLFGDRTSLIRLDMSEYMEKFAASKLVGAPPGYVGYEEGGQLTERVRRRPYAVVLFDEIEKAHPEIFHMLLQIMDDGRLTDSYGRTVSFKNVILIMTSNLSARIIEKGATLGFQADNPEQSHKKMSDGIKAELRKTFNPEFLNRIDEIVTFHKLEKEHIARIVDLQIEELKKRLDEEGITLEVEQSAKEHLINEGFDPSYGARPLKRAVQKLIENPLSEEMLYGRFKRGSWVTVTFEEGKLEFHEKNPLVGSV encoded by the coding sequence ATGTTTAAAAGATTCACCGAGCGGGCCCGCAAGGTGATTATCCTCGCTCGCGAGGAAGCCGAGAAAAACCAGCATGAATACCTTGGAACGGAACATCTGCTCCTTGGCGTGTTGAAAGACGCCGGCGGCGTGGCCGTTGCCGTGCTCCAGAGGCTCAGCGTGGACTTAAAGCAGGTTCGCGCCGAAGTGGAGCGGAACATGCCGCCAAGCTCGAACACACTTATCATCGGCGACATACCCTTCACCAGCCGGGCGAAGAAAGTGCTGGAATATTCCGTCGAGGAGGCCCGCTCCATGGGCCATAGCTATATCGGGACGGAGCATATCCTTCTTGGCCTGATGCGGGAAAAAGACGGTATCGGCGCCCGTGTCCTGGTCAATTTCGGGGTGACATACGCGGACGTGCGCGAACAGACCATCAGCCTGCTTCGTGAACCTGCCTCCACCCAGGAAAAACAACAGAGCAAGACCCCCGCGCTGGACGAATTCGGCCGGGACCTCACAGAGTTTGCCATCAAGGGAAAGCTCGACCCTGTCATCGGGCGGGACAAGGAAATAGAGCGGGTCATCCAGATACTGGCTCGCCGCACGAAGAACAACCCTGTGCTGATAGGCGAGCCCGGGGTGGGCAAGACCGCGATAGTGGAAGGGATGGCGCAAAGGATAGTCTCCCGCCAGGTGCCGCAGCTTTTATACGACAAACGCGTGATAAGCCTGGACCTGGGCTCCGTCATCGCCGGGACGAAATACCGCGGCCAGTTCGAGCAGCGGATAAAGGCGATCATGAAGGAGATCACCCAGGCGCATAACGTGATCCTGTTCATAGACGAGATACACACCCTTGTGGGCGCCGGGGCGGCGGAAGGGAGCGTGGACGCTTCGAACATGTTAAAGCCGGCGTTGTCGCGCGGTGAGATACAGTGCATCGGCGCCACCACGCTGGACGAGTACCGCAAATATATCGAGAAAAACGGGGCGCTGGAGCGCAGGTTCCAGCCGATCATCGTCCAGCCGCCGGGGGTGGACGAGACGATAGAGATCATCCGCGGGCTCAAAGAGGAATACGAGGCGCACCACAAGGCGGTGATCACCGACGAGGCGATCATATCCGCCGTGCGCCTTGCGGACAGGTATATTGCCGACCGGTTCCTGCCGGACAAGGCCATTGACGTGATAGACGAGGCTGGGAGCCGGGTGCATCTTCGCAAGGTGACGCTGCCGCCGGACATCCGGGACATGCAGAAGAAGATAGACGAACTGGTGGCCGACAAGAAGGAGCGGATCGAAAAGCAGGAGTTCGAGGCTGCGGTGGAACTGCGCGACAAGGAAGAGGAGATGCGGCTGGAGATGGACAGGCTGCGGGACCAGTGGGAGTCCCGGCAGGACCTTAGCCGCCCGATGGTGGGCGAAGAGGACATCGCCTATGTGGTCTCTTCGATCACCGGGATACCTCTGAGCAGGATAGAAAAAGAGGAGTCGCACAAGCTCCAGGTGATGTCCAACGAACTGAAGAAGAAGATTTTCGGCCAGGAAGAGGCGATAGACGGGGTGTGCAAGGCCATCCGGCGCTCCCGCATGGGGCTAAAAGAGCTTAACAAGCCGATGGGTGTGTTCCTGTTCCTCGGCCCGACGGGGGTGGGGAAGACGGAGCTTGCCAACGTGCTGGCCGAATACCTTTTCGGGGACAGGACATCGCTTATCAGGCTGGACATGTCCGAGTACATGGAAAAATTCGCGGCGTCCAAGCTCGTTGGCGCGCCCCCGGGCTATGTGGGCTACGAGGAGGGCGGGCAGTTGACGGAGCGCGTCCGCAGGCGGCCTTACGCCGTGGTGCTTTTCGACGAGATAGAAAAGGCGCACCCGGAGATATTCCACATGCTGCTTCAGATCATGGACGACGGGCGGCTGACGGACAGCTATGGGCGCACCGTGAGCTTCAAGAACGTGATATTGATAATGACCTCCAACCTTTCGGCGAGGATCATCGAAAAAGGCGCCACGCTGGGCTTCCAGGCGGACAACCCGGAGCAATCGCACAAGAAAATGAGCGACGGGATCAAGGCGGAGCTTCGCAAGACGTTCAACCCGGAATTTTTGAACCGGATTGACGAGATCGTCACATTCCACAAACTGGAGAAAGAGCATATCGCCCGGATTGTGGACCTGCAGATAGAAGAACTCAAGAAGCGGCTGGACGAGGAGGGGATCACGCTGGAGGTGGAGCAGTCCGCCAAGGAGCACCTGATCAACGAAGGGTTCGACCCATCCTATGGCGCCCGTCCGCTCAAGCGCGCCGTGCAGAAGCTCATCGAGAACCCGCTTTCCGAAGAGATGTTATACGGAAGGTTCAAGAGGGGCTCCTGGGTGACGGTGACGTTCGAGGAGGGCAAGCTTGAGTTCCACGAGAAGAATCCGCTGGTAGGCAGCGTGTGA